In the Primulina eburnea isolate SZY01 chromosome 15, ASM2296580v1, whole genome shotgun sequence genome, taatatcagttacgtattgagaatattgtgtagaactaagagtttcagttttggcagttgtaagtccaaactgaagtgggtctgtacaagtgttgtacttgatcaaagtcttttagtgaatatcctatccttgtgatagaaggggtgacgtaggagtaattaaattctccgaacatccagaaacaactcttgcatatttctttcagttttgtattctatctttcagtcagttactttccgcaactactctagtttaactgattgttattgaccaacaagattccgagattcagtttgtcactaaactgaactcaaatattgttaaagaacaattttaagtttaagtgtttattcaacccccccttctaaacactcttgttacgacaatcgatcctatcactgTCATATGCTAATTGATACGGGAATTCTACGGTAGGAATGACTGAAGTTGGAAAGACCAAGTTGTTCAACTGGCCAACGGTTGAAAAATATATCAAGAAGAATCGACCAACTAATGAGAAAATAGTCTCTATTAAAACATAGACTGGGGTTGAATTTGTGAAGCAAAAGAATACTGATTCAACTCCCAAAAGAACCAAGAGGAAGCTTGTTCTGAAATCCATCTCTAATGATGAATCAAGGGACGATGTTCCTGTTTCCCAAGTTTTCAAGAAGAAACGGTCTGAAAAACCCAAAATAACTAAGATCAAGATGATTAAACATCTTTCTGCACCACTGGTTCCTCTCCCAATCCCTGCAATCCTTGCAACAAAGCTCAAAGGAACTCAGATTGCTGAATCGGATATCGAATCATCTTTCTCCGAAGTTCCTATCCTCCACCCAACAGACAAAGGAAGAAATTCTGATTGAAGAGCCACCAAAAACCAACTCAATTCATACCGTCATTGTTGTAACTAGCGAACGAGTCAATGagatcattcagaagaaaatggagATGTTTGATCAATGGATTCAATTTCGAACGGTCACAACATTTGACTCATTGATTCAAACTGGTAAGATTCAAACGTTCAAAGCCCAATCCATCACTCAAGATCAACCATCTTCATCATCTGGTGAGCTTACTAAATCTACATCAACTGAGGTACCGGTTGAAACCGTTTTCATAAGTAATGAGGACAACACCCTCCCACCAACTGAAATACTCATGCCAGAGGATACTCCCATTACTGAACAACTCTGCCACCAGGGTGTTCCAGACCTCCTGCCTGCTTCTCACACTATCTCTGAAATTGATGAATCTGCCCAATCGACTCATATCGGCATTTCTGAAGCTCAACCTCTTTCTGTTGAAGAGACCGTGCAATTTTTATCTGACTTTGATAAAACTGCAACCTACAAAGAGAAATCCTCTTCTCCAAAATCTCCTTGTGCTGTTGATCCTAATCAAGGCACTCTCCAATACTCATTGATATAATCTCCCAAAGATCTACAGAAAGACGAGGTGACCATTGTATCTATGCCTACAGATTTTCCTACATCTGATGCTCCAGACGCATAGGAAGGCACGGGCAATGTACCCTTTGCCTCAACTGATGATATTGACAAAATTATTGAGGATATAACTGTTGAACTCCATGAACCTCAGCCATCAAAATCTGCTGGTAAAGCATCTTCTTCTCAACAGGTCTCTTTCAACACCAGATTACTTTCTGATCAAGTTGTatctgaagaagaagaattcgTGGAAGAAAATTGCCAGAAAGAGATTTGACTAGACTTGTCACCATAGATCAATCCAATTCTTGCTTTTAACCGCAAGCATTTTGATCTAAAAAAGTCTTTTCAATCAATGAAGTCTGATCTCTGCAAGGACTTTTCTACCATGAATACAAGTGTTTTCCTCCGGCAagacaagcataattcttcacaTCTCAACATGTGCTTTGAGCTCTCAGGACAAATCACTCGTCTTCAAGCACATGTTGACCAACACATGGATGCCCAAGGAGCACAACTTGCAGAAATTATAGAATTTCTTGTTCATGATGATATCAAAAAGGGAGAAAGAGAGCGACAAAGGGTAATTCAACAAACAGAAATATCATTTATGAAAGAGATGGAAGAAAGGGCCAAAGCTGAACAAGCTAAACAGATCCCAGATCAAAAGACACGTTAATATATTGTACTTGTTTAGTTGTTTATTTTGCTTTAAATATTGTAATTTCATTCACTcaataaaatacaatattttctTAACATGTGCCTTATTTAAGCTTGCTGCAATTATATGTAAATTGTTGTATAGCCTTGTAGCTGGGTTTTGTCATCACCAAAAAAGGAGAAATTGTTAAGGAATTATTATTACCCAAGAATTTTGGCAATCGACAAAATCAAGACAGCACTTCACTGTTTCAGGAAACAGCTGCATATTTTGTGTAACACAAATCAGCTCTACCGCCTAGCTCAGCATCCGAACAGCTTATAAACCGGCTAGAGCAAAAAGAGTCTAACCACTTAAACAATGGACAGCTGGTTTCGCAACCGGTTAAAAGTAAAGAAGCCTGACCGCTTGAATTACAGACCGCTTATAATTCAATCGTTTGAAATAAAAGAAGCTCGAACTTTGAAGGACTTCTCAAACCGGCTGATTCGAAGATCTCATTAAGAGAGCTATTTATTACTCACTTAATGAAGCACATTATCTGATCGGTTAAGGACATTTAATGGTTTGCACTGCTTCAAAGTAAGCTAGTTTTTACATCAATACCAAGAATGATATGCATTTATAACTAACCCCAGAAAATAAAGATCATTTATATGTTACAAATGTCTGAGGATAAAAACAGTTGCCATAAACGGTAACTTTGAAGTAACTCTTCAAAAAACGGGATTCAAGGTCATCTGTTATTGGAAAAAACACAACAAAAcacgtgttttttttttttattggaaACTATACCGAAAGTGGTCATGTACATCTTATTTATGTTTTCTTATAAGTCGATATATTGATTCGaaatgattaaatattattaaacatttatgttaaaaaaaaaaagtattattaaacatttaaatatctCCAGTTCGTTTCCGTGTTCCTAGAGAATCAGAGATGACGGGTGAGAAAGAGCAGGGAATATCAACGGTGAAATCAATTCTGGTGTACCCGATTAAATCTTGCCGAGGAATTTCTCTTCCTCAAGCGCCCATCACTTCCACTGGTATTATGCACCTTCCCTTTGAATTCTTGAAAGATAACTGGATTTATTTGTCTGCTTGCTGCATCTGAAGGATTCAAGTGGGACCGACAATGGCTGATCATCAATTCCAAAGGCAGAGCATATACGCAGAGAGTTGAGCCGAAGCTTGCTTTAGTCCAAGTCTTTCTGCCGGATGAGGCGTTTTCTGAGGATTGGCAACCAAATAGCAACTCATATTTAGGTATGCGCTTGCTTTGGTTTTCTTGGTTTTTTGTTGTCGAAACAGGAAAAAAATGTttccagaatttgatattcaaATGCAATAACTTGAGGAAATATATGGTTTATGTcaatattgatttgtttgatgtTTCAATTTGATGCCCTTCTTCTCTCCAGTTTCTTATTTTCAGTATTTGACCTTTGACTTCCGGTTCCTTGTTTTAATTAAGTTCAATAATTCACTTGAATAAATTTGTAATCATCTAATTTATTCCTTGACGTGGTGGGAAGTTGTAGTTCAGAACAACATTTTCATCTACCAAATACGATCCCTAAAAATGAGTTGagtcactacaacaaaaatggcttTCCGCAGCGCGCATATGAGCTTTCCGCAGCGCGCATTGCACGCTACAAAGTTACAAGCTGTtaaaagttcaagattatccgcggcgtgcattgtacgctgttaatactattattaacggcgtgcatatGGAAGCTGTTAATACAACTTTCCGCAGCGTGCATGCGTACGCCGTTACTAgtcataaaaaaacaaaatattagcgacggttttggatAAAACCGTCTCCtatcagcgacggtttataaattaaacaccgtcgctaaaatagcgACGGAATAAAAAAAAAGACGGTTAAAACTTCGCGACGGTTAtaaaagccgtcgctaaattttgtgtaaatataaaaaaaaattactttataatttaataaattttaacaaaaattaaaaaattaaccaaaaatgGAAACAAAAACAGGTatctaaatcgaaactaaaatcatataagtatagaaaaattttaagtgttgttaaATAATGTGGAGGAAATGAAGCGGAGATCGGTTTAAATAGATAATTTGCGTTTTGTTGCGACGGTtatttattaaaccgtcgccgatttctttctattagcgacggttatcagttaaccgtcgccgatctacatCGGCGACGGTCGTAGAtaacccgtcgctaaatgtgtCCTTCAATCGTGTAAGTCGGCGACGGTTATAgatcaaccgtcgctaattgtgaCCTTAAATCGAAATTCGGACTCATTTTCGGCAGCGTGCTAATAATATGCATGCCGTGaataatactattaacggcgtgcgattaatgtacgccgttaatatCTGAacacgaattttttttaaaaaaatgatttatttttaacagcacacataaacTTGCACGGCGTTAATAATTCTATTAACGGCGTTCGTTTATTGTGAGCTgtcgtttatataatttattaatagCGCACAAAATTGCAAGCTGCAAatattactatccgcagcgtgcgtttaatgcacgctgtccatagtaatatccgcagcgtgcttttaatgcacgctgttaatagtatcaagttactATCCGCAGCTTGCTTTATATGCACGCCGTCGATagtactatccgcagcgtgcttttaaagtacgccgttaatagtatcaagtgtAACACTATTAACGGCGCACAGGTCGGTGCACGTCGTGAAAAGTCGtattcgcagcgtgcttttaatgcacgctgttgatgacgtgctgcggaaagtcatttttcttgtagtgagtgGGTCTCCATTATGCCAAATGGAAAAGGGAAATTGATGTGAGATCAAAAAGGTGCAAGTCATTGAAAAACTTTTGTACACTCCTGAATGGATAATCAAGCATAAGTTAACACTTAACACTATGGTATTCATTCTTCTTCAGAGGTCAAAGCTCCCGGTATGGATGTGCTGAAGGTTCCATTGGCTAAACCATTGAAAACAGCGGATAATGCCACCGTGTGGGAATGGTGTGGTTCCGCGTTAGATGAAGGAGCCAGTGCCGCAGAATGGTTCTCCACTTACCTTGGGAAATCTAGCAGACTAGTGCGCTTTAATTCTGGTAAAGCAATGAAACTTGCACCCGCACCAAATTTAGTATGATTTATGCGTAACTTGGTCAATCTGAAATGAATAGTTTTTTATAGGAAGATTCTTTTTGCTTCTTTCAACATATGCAATTGAACATTATATGTGGTTCGTGGTAAATTAGAATTGAAGGATAGAACTATAGTTTTGTGTCAAAATTTATATCTGGAGAAAATATGACTAATATCTTGATTTACTTTTGTTTTCTTCCTGCAGATTCAGAGGTTAGGCCAGTGGATCCAAATTATGCCCATGGACACAAGGTTATGTTTGCTGATGGATATCCATTCCTTTTGATATCACAGGTGAATAGCGGGTGAGTTCAACACAACATTTTTCGTGGCATACACTCTTATGTATCGTATGTACATCAACGCAGGGATCATTGAATGCATTAAATGCTCTTCTCCAGGAACCTGTGCCGATTAACCGTTTCCGACCCAAGTATGCACCTGTGCATTTCTCTTTGAAGCATCTAAAAGTATGGATTAAATTGTGCATACATTCATAATGGAGCGATGGCTACTTGCTTTGAACATAGTAATATTCATTGGGCCTAATTATTAGGTTATTGTAAGCAATGTAGTGTTGACTTACATGTTCAACAAAGTCTAATTTATTCTTCTTAAATAACCATGACTTGGGTACACTTTTCTCTGAGCATATTTCTCCGTATTGATTTTGTCACACCCTAGGCCCACGGAAGCACGACCACAATAGACTCTTGGAGCAATTATTTCGTATTTGTCATcgttttataaattaattaacttAAGTTGTTATAGGATTTCATTGTATCTTATTATAAACTCAAATAATCATCCATTTTCTTCTATGTGGGATGGAGTATCACGATCACCCCTACTTCAGGACATGACATCATTGTCGTGGCCTGATTTATCTATCGATCAACACCATGAATATAGAGGTGGCTCCCGTGTATGTATCACTTTGTCTCGGAGGTTCAAGATGTGACTTCTACATACGTAGCATTTTGCCCTGCACAACACTTATTTCCCTAAGTTCATTAGGTGACCGTTTCTGATTCCATACTGTCACGCCTCATGCATAGGCTCACCCAAGCGCGACCATACAATGGACTCCTGTGACAACTACTTTGTATTCGTCCTCGTTTTACGAAAGTGGTTGACCCAAGTTGTTGTAGGAGTCAATT is a window encoding:
- the LOC140815176 gene encoding uncharacterized protein isoform X1, translating into MTGEKEQGISTVKSILVYPIKSCRGISLPQAPITSTGFKWDRQWLIINSKGRAYTQRVEPKLALVQVFLPDEAFSEDWQPNSNSYLEVKAPGMDVLKVPLAKPLKTADNATVWEWCGSALDEGASAAEWFSTYLGKSSRLVRFNSDSEVRPVDPNYAHGHKVMFADGYPFLLISQGSLNALNALLQEPVPINRFRPNILVDGCFSFSEDLWTEIQINKLTFQGVKLCSRCKVPTINQETALPGPEVGETLSKFRSDEMLRPNKKQQKGRVYFGQNMVCRESLVLGVEKNTSNTMIIKVGDPVSVLKMVSSPDIAPA
- the LOC140815176 gene encoding uncharacterized protein isoform X2, with the protein product MTGEKEQGISTVKSILVYPIKSCRGISLPQAPITSTGFKWDRQWLIINSKGRAYTQRVEPKLALVQVFLPDEAFSEDWQPNSNSYLEVKAPGMDVLKVPLAKPLKTADNATVWEWCGSALDEGASAAEWFSTYLGKSSRLVRFNSDSEVRPVDPNYAHGHKVMFADGYPFLLISQVNSGILVDGCFSFSEDLWTEIQINKLTFQGVKLCSRCKVPTINQETALPGPEVGETLSKFRSDEMLRPNKKQQKGRVYFGQNMVCRESLVLGVEKNTSNTMIIKVGDPVSVLKMVSSPDIAPA